In Streptomyces sp. NBC_00448, the following are encoded in one genomic region:
- the ctaD gene encoding aa3-type cytochrome oxidase subunit I — MSILNEPQGAAEADDSYEDEIPARVKKPGSIAVSWLSTTDHKTIGTMYLVTSFAFFLIGGVLALLMRAELARPGNQFLSNEQFNQAFTMHGTVMLLMFATPLFAGFTNWIMPLQIGAPDVAFPRLNMFAYWLYLFGSLIAVGGFVTPQGAADFGWFAYSPLSNAVNSPGVGADMWIMGLALSGFGTILGAVNFITTIICMRAPGMTMFRMPIFCWNVLLTAVLVLLAFPVLAAALLCLEADRKFGAHVFDAANGGALLWQHLFWFFGHPEVYIIALPFFGIISEVIPVFSRKPMFGYIGLVAATISIAGLSVTVWAHHMYVTGGVLLPFFSFMTFLIAVPTGVKFFNWIGTMWKGSLSFETPMLWSIGFLITFTFGGLTGVILAAPPLDFHVSDSYFVVAHFHYVVFGTVVFAMFAGFHFWWPKMTGKMLDERLGKITFWTLFFGFHGTFLVQHWLGVEGMPRRYADYLAADGFTTLNTVSTISSFLLGLSILPFLYNVWKTAKYGKKVEVDDPWGYGRSLEWATSCPPPRHNFLTLPRIRSESPAFDLHHPEIAAMDALAHSGAPAASALSGSDETEAGK; from the coding sequence ATGAGCATTCTCAACGAACCTCAGGGAGCGGCGGAGGCCGACGACTCCTACGAGGACGAAATCCCGGCCCGGGTCAAGAAGCCCGGCTCGATCGCGGTGTCGTGGCTCAGCACCACCGACCACAAGACCATCGGCACGATGTACCTGGTGACGTCGTTCGCCTTCTTCCTGATCGGCGGCGTCCTGGCGCTGCTGATGCGGGCGGAGTTGGCGCGCCCGGGCAACCAGTTCCTGTCCAACGAGCAGTTCAACCAGGCGTTCACGATGCACGGCACCGTGATGCTGCTGATGTTCGCGACGCCGCTGTTCGCGGGCTTCACCAACTGGATCATGCCGCTGCAGATCGGCGCGCCCGACGTGGCGTTCCCGCGGCTGAACATGTTCGCCTACTGGCTCTACCTGTTCGGCTCGCTGATCGCGGTGGGCGGCTTCGTCACCCCGCAGGGCGCGGCCGACTTCGGCTGGTTCGCGTACTCGCCGCTGTCCAACGCGGTGAACTCGCCCGGCGTCGGCGCCGACATGTGGATCATGGGTCTGGCGCTTTCCGGCTTCGGCACGATCCTCGGCGCGGTCAACTTCATCACCACGATCATCTGCATGCGCGCCCCCGGCATGACGATGTTCCGGATGCCGATCTTCTGCTGGAACGTGCTGCTGACCGCGGTGCTCGTGCTGCTCGCCTTCCCGGTGCTCGCGGCCGCGCTGCTGTGTCTGGAAGCGGACAGAAAATTCGGCGCACACGTCTTCGACGCGGCCAACGGCGGCGCACTGCTATGGCAGCACCTCTTCTGGTTCTTCGGCCATCCAGAGGTGTACATCATCGCGTTGCCGTTCTTCGGCATCATCTCCGAGGTCATTCCGGTCTTCAGCCGCAAGCCGATGTTCGGCTACATCGGCCTGGTCGCCGCGACGATCTCCATCGCCGGCCTTTCGGTGACGGTGTGGGCGCACCACATGTACGTCACCGGCGGTGTGCTGCTGCCGTTCTTCTCCTTCATGACCTTCCTGATCGCGGTACCGACCGGTGTGAAGTTCTTCAACTGGATCGGCACCATGTGGAAGGGCTCACTGAGTTTCGAGACACCGATGCTGTGGTCCATCGGCTTCCTGATCACCTTCACCTTCGGTGGTCTGACCGGTGTCATCCTCGCGGCGCCACCGCTGGACTTCCACGTCTCGGACTCGTACTTCGTGGTCGCGCACTTCCACTACGTCGTCTTCGGCACCGTGGTGTTCGCGATGTTCGCGGGCTTCCACTTCTGGTGGCCGAAGATGACCGGCAAGATGCTCGACGAGCGGCTCGGGAAGATCACCTTCTGGACGCTGTTCTTCGGCTTCCACGGCACCTTCCTCGTCCAGCACTGGCTGGGTGTCGAGGGCATGCCGCGCCGCTACGCGGACTACCTCGCGGCGGACGGTTTCACCACGCTGAACACGGTCTCCACGATCAGCTCGTTCCTGCTCGGCCTGTCGATCCTGCCGTTCCTCTACAACGTCTGGAAGACGGCGAAGTACGGCAAGAAGGTCGAGGTCGACGACCCGTGGGGCTACGGCCGTTCGCTGGAGTGGGCGACCTCCTGCCCGCCGCCGCGGCACAACTTCCTCACGCTGCCCCGGATTCGCTCCGAGTCCCCGGCGTTCGACCTGCACCACCCGGAGATCGCGGCCATGGACGCGCTCGCCCACAGCGGCGCCCCGGCGGCTTCCGCGCTGTCCGGCTCGGATGAGACGGAGGCCGGCAAGTGA
- the ctaC gene encoding aa3-type cytochrome oxidase subunit II, translating into MSPNGSDLPHGQDGVGGTPLSRRPVRRWLPRALAAGLVLATATGCSYKDYPRLGMPTPATEQAPRILSLWQGSWAAALATGVLVWGLILWSVIFHRRSRTKVEVPPQTRYNMPIEAFYTIVPILVIAVLFYFTARDETKLLDTSKKPQHVINVVGFQWSWGFNYLENVDGNPATPPKVPAELNEIPQNKLDWQPGEEGVYDVGTAASKDPDTGLPGPTLWLPKGESVRFVLTSRDVIHDFWVIPFLMKMDVVPGQTNDFQVTPSRLGDFKGKCAELCGVDHSRMLFNVKVVTPAQYEQHLKDLAAKGQTGYLPSGIATTGNAKNSEPKTT; encoded by the coding sequence GTGAGTCCCAACGGCTCCGACCTCCCCCACGGCCAGGACGGCGTGGGAGGTACCCCATTGTCGCGGCGCCCGGTGCGGCGATGGCTGCCGCGGGCGCTGGCCGCGGGCCTGGTCCTGGCAACCGCAACGGGTTGCTCCTACAAGGACTACCCCCGCCTCGGTATGCCCACCCCGGCGACGGAACAGGCACCGCGAATCCTCTCCCTCTGGCAGGGCTCCTGGGCCGCCGCACTGGCGACCGGTGTACTGGTATGGGGCCTGATCCTGTGGAGCGTGATCTTCCACCGGCGCAGCCGGACCAAGGTCGAGGTCCCTCCGCAGACCCGTTACAACATGCCGATCGAGGCCTTTTACACGATCGTTCCGATCCTCGTGATCGCGGTGCTGTTCTACTTCACCGCCCGGGACGAGACGAAGCTGCTGGACACCTCGAAGAAGCCGCAGCACGTGATCAACGTGGTCGGGTTCCAGTGGAGCTGGGGCTTCAACTACCTGGAGAACGTGGACGGCAACCCCGCCACACCCCCCAAGGTGCCGGCGGAGCTCAACGAGATCCCGCAGAACAAGCTCGACTGGCAGCCCGGTGAGGAAGGCGTCTACGACGTCGGCACCGCGGCCAGCAAGGACCCGGACACCGGGCTTCCCGGGCCGACCCTGTGGCTGCCGAAGGGCGAGTCCGTCCGGTTCGTGCTGACCTCGCGTGACGTCATCCACGACTTCTGGGTCATCCCCTTCCTGATGAAGATGGACGTCGTCCCGGGCCAGACCAACGACTTCCAGGTCACCCCGAGCCGGCTCGGTGACTTCAAGGGCAAGTGCGCCGAACTCTGCGGCGTGGACCACTCCCGGATGCTGTTCAACGTCAAGGTGGTCACGCCGGCGCAGTACGAGCAGCACCTCAAGGACCTGGCGGCAAAGGGTCAGACCGGTTATCTGCCGTCGGGCATTGCCACCACGGGCAACGCGAAGAACTCGGAGCCCAAGACCACATGA
- a CDS encoding cysteine desulfurase/sulfurtransferase TusA family protein, translating into MPYFDAASAAPLHPVARQALLAALDEGWADPARLYREGRQARLLLDAAREAAAEAVGCRADELVFTPSGTRALHSAVSGAAAGRRRVGRRLVVSAVEHSAVLHTAEAVPGAETVQVGVDRTGRVRPADFAAALAGEGRPRTGPESGGGGTALAALQSANHEVGTVQPVTEVADLCRAAGVPLLVDAAQSLAWGPVEGAWSLLAASAHKWGGPPGVGLLAVRKGTRYAPQEPADERESGRSPGFQNLPAIVAAAASLRAVRAEAAAEAARLSVLVDRIRAAVPRLVPDVEVVGHDRLRLPHLVTFSCLYVDGEALLTGLDRAGFSVSSGSSCTSSTLTPSHVLKAMGVLSEGNVRVSLPAGTSAADVDRFLDALPEVVEQVRAQLGAPTAVRGAAVGAGDDDAAEVEQAGVEAAEAETPRTDAPEVATEGLLVDSLGKRCPIPVIELAKVIGDVPVGGLVTVLSDDEAARLDIPAWCEMRAQEYVGERPAERGVAYLVRRRG; encoded by the coding sequence GTGCCCTACTTCGACGCGGCCTCCGCCGCTCCCCTGCATCCCGTGGCGCGCCAGGCGCTGCTCGCCGCGCTGGACGAGGGATGGGCCGACCCGGCCCGGCTGTACCGCGAGGGGCGCCAGGCGCGGCTGCTGCTCGACGCGGCGCGCGAGGCCGCCGCGGAGGCGGTGGGCTGCCGCGCCGACGAGTTGGTGTTCACTCCTTCGGGGACGCGCGCACTGCACTCCGCCGTGTCGGGGGCGGCCGCCGGGCGGCGCCGGGTCGGCCGCCGGCTGGTGGTCTCGGCGGTGGAGCATTCGGCGGTACTCCACACGGCGGAGGCGGTCCCGGGGGCCGAAACCGTACAAGTGGGGGTGGATCGGACCGGCCGGGTGCGGCCGGCGGACTTCGCCGCGGCGCTCGCGGGCGAGGGGCGGCCGCGGACCGGGCCGGAGTCGGGGGGCGGCGGTACGGCGCTGGCCGCGCTCCAGTCGGCGAACCACGAAGTGGGCACGGTCCAACCGGTCACGGAGGTCGCCGACCTGTGCCGCGCCGCCGGGGTGCCGCTGCTGGTGGACGCGGCGCAGTCGCTGGCGTGGGGCCCGGTGGAGGGCGCCTGGTCGCTGCTGGCGGCGAGCGCGCACAAATGGGGCGGGCCGCCCGGGGTCGGGCTGCTCGCGGTCCGCAAGGGCACCCGCTACGCCCCCCAGGAGCCCGCCGACGAAAGGGAGTCGGGCCGCTCCCCCGGCTTCCAGAACCTCCCCGCGATCGTGGCCGCGGCCGCGTCCCTGCGGGCGGTGCGCGCGGAGGCGGCGGCCGAGGCGGCCCGCCTGTCGGTGCTGGTGGACCGGATCAGGGCGGCGGTGCCGCGCCTGGTCCCCGACGTCGAGGTGGTCGGCCACGACCGGCTGCGGCTGCCGCACCTGGTCACGTTCTCCTGCCTGTACGTCGACGGGGAGGCGCTGCTGACCGGTCTGGACCGGGCGGGTTTCTCGGTCTCCTCCGGGTCCTCGTGCACGTCGAGCACCCTGACGCCCAGCCATGTGCTCAAGGCCATGGGGGTGCTGTCGGAGGGGAACGTCCGGGTGTCGCTGCCGGCCGGCACCTCCGCGGCGGACGTCGACCGCTTCCTCGACGCGCTGCCCGAGGTGGTGGAGCAGGTGCGCGCACAGCTCGGCGCCCCGACGGCCGTACGCGGAGCGGCCGTTGGCGCCGGGGACGATGACGCGGCAGAGGTGGAGCAGGCGGGGGTGGAGGCAGCGGAGGCGGAGACGCCAAGGACGGATGCGCCGGAAGTGGCGACCGAGGGCCTGCTGGTCGACTCGCTCGGCAAGCGCTGCCCGATCCCCGTCATCGAACTCGCCAAGGTGATCGGCGACGTTCCGGTCGGCGGCCTCGTCACGGTGCTGTCCGACGACGAGGCCGCGCGGCTGGACATCCCCGCGTGGTGCGAGATGCGCGCGCAGGAGTACGTCGGCGAGCGCCCCGCCGAGCGCGGCGTCGCCTACCTGGTGCGGCGCCGCGGCTGA
- a CDS encoding carbohydrate kinase family protein: protein MRIAVTGSIATDHLMTFPGKFADQLVADQLHTVSLSFLVDALDVRRGGVAANICFGMGQLGTKPILVGAAGADFAEYRAWLERHGVDTDSVRISEVLHTARFICTTDAAHNQIGSFYAGAMSEARLIELHHVAERTGGLDLVSIGADDPEAMIRHTQECRTRDIPFAADFSQQIARMNGDDIRILVDGAAYLFNNEYEAGLIESKTGWSAEEILDRVENRVTTLGAKGVRIERKGEQDIVVGCAQEEAKVDPTGVGDGFRAGFLSGLSWGVGLERAAQVGCMLATLVIETLGTQEYELRRGHFMERFTKAYGDTAADEVRGHIGA, encoded by the coding sequence GTGCGTATCGCCGTAACTGGATCAATCGCCACCGACCATCTGATGACCTTCCCCGGCAAGTTCGCCGATCAGCTCGTCGCGGACCAACTCCACACGGTGTCCCTGTCGTTCCTCGTGGACGCGCTGGACGTACGGCGCGGCGGTGTCGCCGCGAACATCTGCTTCGGCATGGGCCAGCTCGGCACGAAGCCGATCCTGGTCGGCGCGGCCGGCGCCGACTTCGCCGAGTACCGGGCCTGGCTGGAGCGCCACGGCGTGGACACCGACTCGGTGCGGATCTCCGAAGTGCTGCACACCGCCCGCTTCATCTGCACCACCGACGCGGCGCACAACCAGATCGGCTCGTTCTACGCCGGCGCGATGAGCGAGGCGCGGCTGATCGAACTGCACCACGTCGCGGAGCGGACGGGCGGCCTGGACCTGGTGTCCATCGGCGCCGACGATCCGGAGGCGATGATCCGGCACACCCAGGAGTGCCGGACCCGGGACATCCCGTTCGCCGCGGACTTCTCCCAGCAGATCGCCCGGATGAACGGCGACGACATCCGGATTCTGGTCGACGGCGCCGCGTACCTGTTCAACAACGAGTACGAAGCCGGGCTGATCGAGTCCAAGACCGGCTGGAGCGCCGAGGAGATCCTGGACCGGGTGGAGAACCGGGTGACCACGCTCGGCGCCAAGGGCGTGCGGATCGAACGCAAGGGCGAGCAGGACATCGTGGTCGGCTGCGCGCAGGAAGAGGCGAAGGTCGACCCGACCGGCGTCGGCGACGGCTTCCGCGCCGGGTTCCTGTCCGGCCTGTCCTGGGGCGTCGGCCTCGAACGCGCCGCCCAGGTCGGCTGCATGCTCGCCACCCTGGTGATCGAGACCCTCGGCACCCAGGAGTACGAACTGCGCCGCGGCCACTTCATGGAGCGGTTCACGAAGGCGTACGGCGACACGGCCGCGGACGAGGTGCGCGGGCACATCGGCGCCTGA
- a CDS encoding HesB/IscA family protein, which produces MTVQDETTTTDGILLSDAAAAKVKSLLEQEGREDLALRVAVQPGGCSGLRYQLFFDERALDGDVVKDFGGVKVVTDRMSAPYLGGASIDFVDTIEKQGFTIDNPNATGSCACGDSFH; this is translated from the coding sequence ATGACGGTTCAGGACGAGACCACCACGACGGACGGCATCCTCCTGTCCGACGCTGCCGCCGCCAAGGTGAAGAGCCTGCTCGAGCAGGAGGGCCGCGAGGACCTCGCCCTGCGGGTCGCCGTCCAGCCCGGCGGCTGCTCGGGCCTGCGCTACCAGCTCTTCTTCGACGAGCGTGCCCTCGACGGCGACGTGGTCAAGGACTTCGGCGGCGTCAAGGTCGTCACCGACCGGATGAGCGCCCCGTACCTGGGCGGCGCCTCCATCGACTTCGTCGACACCATCGAGAAGCAGGGCTTCACGATCGACAACCCGAACGCCACGGGTTCCTGCGCCTGCGGCGACTCCTTCCACTGA